A region from the Ctenopharyngodon idella isolate HZGC_01 chromosome 13, HZGC01, whole genome shotgun sequence genome encodes:
- the zgc:123321 gene encoding protein YIPF5-like isoform X1, producing MGDFQKFEQDFYQSGYYVDGQQEEEYCYDPAYVNPKYHEVDNSACLDEYTTTASYTGQLYQPVAPPEQTEHIDSFEEEPPLLEELGINFDHIWQKTLTVLNPLKPADGSIMNETDLTGPILFCIALGATLLMAGKAHFGYVYGISALGCVGMHMLLNLMSSYSISCGCVASVLGYCLLPMVALSAFAVVYSLQGLLGTLSAMFVVGWCSLSASKIFSSTLNMSGQQLLVAYPCALLYGVFALLTVF from the exons ATGGGAGACTTTCAAAAATTTGAACAAGACTTCTATCAGTCTGGATACTATGTGGACGGTCAGCAGGAAGAGGAATATTGCTATGATCCAGCCTACGTTAATCCAAAATACCATGAAGT TGATAATTCCGCATGCTTAGATGAATATACCACTACAGCATCTTATACTGGACAACTGTATCAACCTGTAGCGCCACCCGAGCAAACAGAACACATAGACTCATTTGAGGAAGAACCACCACTCTTAGAAG aattgggCATTAACTTTGACCATATCTGGCAGAAGACTCTGACTGTGCTAAATCCACTGAAGCCTGCTGATGGCAGTATTATGAACGAGACAGACCTCACCGGGCCTATTCTCTTCTGCATTGCTCTGGGAGCCACACTATTGATG GCAGGGAAAGCGCACTTTGGATATGTGTATGGCATCAGTGCTCTGGGATGTGTTGGGATGCACATGCTGTTGAACCTGATGAGCAGTTACAGCATATCCTGTGGATGTGTGGCGAGTGTACTGGGATACTGTCTCCTGCCAATGGTTGCACTCTCTGCCTTTGCTGTTGTTTATTCACTTCA aGGGCTTTTGGGAACGCTGTCGGCCATGTTTGTGGTTGGCTGGTGCAGTCTATCAGCTTCTAAGATCTTCAGTTCCACTCTTAACATGAGTGGGCAGCAGCTGCTGGTGGCCTATCCCTGTGCTCTTCTGTACGGAGTCTTCGCTCTCCTTACTGTCTTTTGA
- the zgc:123321 gene encoding protein YIPF5-like isoform X2: MWTVSRKRNIAMIQPTLIQNTMKYEYTTTASYTGQLYQPVAPPEQTEHIDSFEEEPPLLEELGINFDHIWQKTLTVLNPLKPADGSIMNETDLTGPILFCIALGATLLMAGKAHFGYVYGISALGCVGMHMLLNLMSSYSISCGCVASVLGYCLLPMVALSAFAVVYSLQGLLGTLSAMFVVGWCSLSASKIFSSTLNMSGQQLLVAYPCALLYGVFALLTVF, from the exons ATGTGGACGGTCAGCAGGAAGAGGAATATTGCTATGATCCAGCCTACGTTAATCCAAAATACCATGAAGT ATGAATATACCACTACAGCATCTTATACTGGACAACTGTATCAACCTGTAGCGCCACCCGAGCAAACAGAACACATAGACTCATTTGAGGAAGAACCACCACTCTTAGAAG aattgggCATTAACTTTGACCATATCTGGCAGAAGACTCTGACTGTGCTAAATCCACTGAAGCCTGCTGATGGCAGTATTATGAACGAGACAGACCTCACCGGGCCTATTCTCTTCTGCATTGCTCTGGGAGCCACACTATTGATG GCAGGGAAAGCGCACTTTGGATATGTGTATGGCATCAGTGCTCTGGGATGTGTTGGGATGCACATGCTGTTGAACCTGATGAGCAGTTACAGCATATCCTGTGGATGTGTGGCGAGTGTACTGGGATACTGTCTCCTGCCAATGGTTGCACTCTCTGCCTTTGCTGTTGTTTATTCACTTCA aGGGCTTTTGGGAACGCTGTCGGCCATGTTTGTGGTTGGCTGGTGCAGTCTATCAGCTTCTAAGATCTTCAGTTCCACTCTTAACATGAGTGGGCAGCAGCTGCTGGTGGCCTATCCCTGTGCTCTTCTGTACGGAGTCTTCGCTCTCCTTACTGTCTTTTGA